A stretch of Mycobacterium sp. ITM-2016-00316 DNA encodes these proteins:
- the uca gene encoding urea carboxylase, producing the protein MSDHTVLIANRGEIAVRLIRAAKGLGMRTVAVFSDADRGAPHVALADDAVRVGPAAPRDSYLRIEAILAAAASSGATIVHPGYGFLSEDADFAAAVEAAGIAFAGPTPHQLREFGTKHTARAAARAAGVPIFAGSDLLDDPDAAVAAAEVIGYPVMLKATGGGGGIGMQVCRTADDLRTAYQRVVSQAERSFGSAGVFVERYVENARHVEVQIFGDGTGRVLSLGDRDCSLQRRHQKVIEEAPAPALPDAIRAQLHATSRALAASVNYRSAGTVEFVYDAARREASFLEVNARLQVEHPVTEAVTGVDLAAWMMRLAVGDARMLDEYPTGTVPVTGHAVEARVYAEDPTRDYRPSVGTITAVRFPDPELFPDIRVDGWVQDGTEVTASYDPLLAKVITRAGDRDTALTRLGQALAGTELHGIEVNIGMLCAALDHDDVRAARHSTATLAGVTDPRPRITVDRPGLLTTVQDVPGRVGLWQVGVPPSGPMDDLSFRLGNRALGNPENAAGLECTASGPALRFTHPTTVCVTGAECLVTVDGAPVPMWEPVQIPAGGVLDVGAAETMGLRTYVLLAGGLDVPAYLGSASTFTLGRFGGHGGRELHAGDVLRTHPATIESGGLVPHGERPVFSTEWELAVTEGPHGAPEFFTRSDIDTLFEAAYRVHFNSARTGVRLEGPKPQWARPDGGEAGLHPSNIHDNAYSVGALDFTGDTPILLGPDGPSLGGFVCPVTVVAAQRWKLGQLCPGDTVRFVPVRAAQAPSRTELGPRRVARLPRSGDGDDGVLARRAGVDGAPAVTYRRSGDDNVLIEYGDIVLDLALRARVHALHTRLEGNATGILDLTPGIRSLQVHVDPDVLPIPRLLGLLSEIEDDLPASSELVVPSRQVRLPLSWDDPATREAIARYTSGVRDDAPWCPSNIEFIRRINGLAGQADVYDTVFAAEYLTLGLGDVYLGAPVATPLDPRHRLVTTKYNPARTWTAENSVGIGGAYLCIYGMEGPGGYQFVGRTTQVWSRYRRTAPFEPGSPWLLRFFDRISWYPVSAEELLELRADMAAGRGSVDITDGTFSLAEHDRFLADNADDIAAFRAQQATAFGAERAAWERAGEFDRAERAATDAVVPTAELVLGDGDQRVDAPFSSSVWKVDVAIGEQVVTGQPLLALEAMKMETVLRAPSDGVVTQILVSAGHLVDPGTPLVVVGTGGHA; encoded by the coding sequence ATCCCGGATACGGATTCCTTTCCGAGGACGCCGATTTCGCCGCGGCCGTGGAAGCCGCCGGGATCGCGTTCGCCGGCCCCACCCCGCACCAGCTGCGCGAGTTCGGGACCAAGCACACCGCGCGGGCCGCGGCCCGCGCGGCCGGCGTCCCGATCTTCGCCGGCTCCGATCTGCTCGACGATCCGGACGCCGCGGTGGCCGCCGCCGAGGTCATCGGCTACCCGGTGATGCTCAAGGCCACCGGCGGTGGAGGTGGCATCGGTATGCAGGTCTGCCGCACCGCCGACGACCTGCGCACGGCGTACCAGCGGGTGGTGTCCCAGGCCGAACGCAGCTTCGGCTCGGCCGGCGTCTTCGTCGAGCGCTATGTCGAGAACGCCCGTCACGTCGAGGTGCAGATCTTCGGCGATGGCACCGGACGTGTGCTGTCCCTGGGTGATCGGGACTGCTCGCTGCAGCGCAGGCACCAGAAGGTCATCGAGGAGGCACCCGCACCCGCTCTCCCCGATGCGATCCGTGCGCAATTGCACGCCACCTCACGCGCATTGGCGGCCTCGGTGAATTATCGCTCCGCGGGCACCGTCGAATTCGTCTACGACGCGGCACGGCGGGAGGCGTCGTTCCTCGAAGTCAACGCCCGTCTGCAGGTCGAACACCCCGTCACCGAGGCCGTCACCGGAGTGGACCTGGCCGCCTGGATGATGCGGCTGGCCGTCGGCGACGCGCGCATGCTCGACGAATACCCCACCGGCACAGTGCCGGTGACCGGTCATGCGGTGGAAGCACGCGTCTACGCCGAGGACCCGACCCGCGACTACCGACCCAGCGTCGGCACCATCACCGCCGTCCGCTTCCCCGACCCCGAACTGTTTCCCGACATCCGGGTGGACGGCTGGGTGCAGGACGGTACCGAGGTCACCGCATCCTACGATCCGCTGCTGGCCAAGGTCATCACCCGCGCCGGGGACCGTGACACCGCACTGACCCGGCTCGGCCAGGCGCTGGCCGGCACCGAGCTGCACGGTATCGAGGTCAACATCGGAATGCTGTGCGCAGCACTTGATCACGACGATGTGCGCGCGGCCCGGCACAGCACCGCCACCCTCGCCGGGGTCACCGATCCGCGGCCCCGCATCACCGTCGACCGGCCCGGCCTGCTGACCACCGTGCAGGACGTACCCGGGCGGGTCGGGCTGTGGCAGGTCGGCGTGCCCCCCAGCGGCCCGATGGACGACCTGTCGTTCCGGCTCGGCAACCGTGCCCTGGGCAACCCCGAGAACGCCGCCGGACTGGAGTGCACCGCGTCGGGCCCCGCGCTGCGCTTCACCCACCCGACCACGGTCTGCGTCACCGGCGCCGAATGCCTGGTGACCGTCGACGGTGCGCCGGTCCCGATGTGGGAACCCGTACAGATCCCCGCGGGCGGTGTGCTCGATGTGGGCGCGGCCGAGACGATGGGCCTGCGCACCTATGTGCTGCTTGCCGGAGGTCTCGACGTGCCCGCCTACCTGGGCAGCGCCTCCACCTTCACCCTCGGCCGGTTCGGCGGGCACGGCGGCCGCGAACTGCACGCCGGAGATGTGCTGCGCACCCACCCGGCAACGATCGAGTCCGGTGGTCTCGTGCCGCATGGCGAGCGACCCGTCTTCAGCACCGAATGGGAACTGGCCGTCACCGAAGGCCCGCACGGCGCACCGGAGTTCTTCACCCGCAGCGATATCGACACCCTGTTCGAGGCCGCCTACCGCGTGCACTTCAACTCGGCACGCACCGGTGTCCGCCTCGAAGGCCCCAAACCGCAGTGGGCCCGCCCCGACGGCGGCGAGGCGGGCCTGCACCCGTCCAATATCCACGACAACGCCTACTCCGTCGGTGCGCTCGATTTCACCGGTGACACCCCGATCCTGCTCGGCCCCGACGGACCGAGCCTCGGCGGATTCGTCTGCCCCGTCACCGTGGTCGCGGCGCAGCGCTGGAAGCTGGGACAGCTATGCCCCGGTGACACCGTGCGGTTCGTGCCGGTACGTGCCGCCCAGGCGCCGTCGCGCACCGAACTCGGACCTCGCCGGGTGGCTCGGCTGCCCCGTAGCGGAGACGGCGATGACGGCGTGCTGGCCCGCCGGGCCGGTGTCGACGGCGCGCCCGCGGTGACCTACCGCCGCAGCGGCGATGACAACGTGCTCATCGAATACGGCGATATCGTCCTGGATCTCGCGTTGCGTGCCCGGGTGCATGCCCTGCACACTCGGCTGGAGGGCAACGCCACCGGAATTCTCGACCTCACCCCCGGCATCCGTTCCCTGCAGGTGCACGTCGACCCCGATGTGCTGCCGATCCCCCGGCTGCTCGGGCTGCTCTCCGAGATCGAGGACGACCTGCCGGCCTCCTCCGAACTGGTGGTCCCCAGCCGTCAGGTCCGGCTCCCGCTGAGCTGGGATGACCCGGCCACCCGGGAGGCCATCGCCCGGTACACCTCCGGGGTCCGCGATGACGCGCCGTGGTGCCCGTCGAACATCGAATTCATCCGGCGGATCAACGGTTTGGCCGGCCAGGCCGACGTCTACGACACCGTCTTCGCCGCCGAGTACCTGACCCTGGGCCTCGGCGACGTCTACCTGGGTGCCCCGGTGGCGACCCCGTTGGACCCCCGGCACCGGCTGGTCACCACCAAGTACAACCCGGCCCGCACCTGGACCGCCGAGAACTCCGTCGGCATCGGCGGCGCCTACCTCTGCATCTACGGTATGGAAGGCCCCGGCGGCTACCAGTTCGTCGGCCGCACCACCCAGGTGTGGAGCCGCTACCGGCGCACCGCGCCGTTCGAGCCCGGCAGCCCCTGGCTGCTCAGGTTTTTCGACCGCATCTCCTGGTACCCGGTCTCGGCGGAGGAACTCCTGGAGCTGCGCGCCGATATGGCCGCGGGCCGGGGTTCGGTCGATATCACCGACGGGACCTTCTCGCTGGCCGAGCACGACCGGTTCCTGGCCGACAACGCCGACGATATCGCCGCGTTCCGAGCCCAGCAGGCCACCGCGTTCGGCGCCGAACGCGCCGCCTGGGAACGCGCCGGTGAGTTCGACCGGGCCGAGCGTGCCGCCACCGACGCCGTCGTTCCCACTGCCGAACTCGTGCTCGGCGACGGCGACCAGCGCGTCGACGCGCCGTTCTCGTCGAGCGTGTGGAAGGTCGACGTGGCCATCGGCGAACAGGTGGTCACCGGCCAACCGCTGCTGGCGCTGGAGGCGATGAAGATGGAGACCGTCCTGCGCGCACCGTCGGACGGTGTGGTCACCCAGATCCTGGTCTCGGCCGGGCACCTGGTCGATCCCGGCACACCGCTGGTCGTCGTCGGCACCGGCGGACACGCATGA